One genomic window of Undibacterium cyanobacteriorum includes the following:
- the sbcB gene encoding exodeoxyribonuclease I, with translation MHSFLWHDYETFGAVARRDRPAQFAAVRTDADLNELGEPINIFCRPANDYLPDPQSCLITHITPQQCLEQGLPEYQFAAQIEQALSASGTIGVGYNTIRFDDEVTRFLFWRNLIDPYAREWQNQCGRWDIMDMLRTCYALRPDGIVWPLNDEGKPSFRLEHLTAANGISHESAHDALSDVRATVALARLVKQKQPRLFDFCFSLHKKDKVAQELGVPLLGKAFLHVSGMFPTNHGCLAIMWPLAVHPKNKNEIIAWDLRYDPEELVGLSIATIQERLFSKISELAERVTRLPIKSVHLNKSPIVIGNLKTLSAEMAARWQIDVEQAHNHAQKAAQLQDQAALPNELWDAVFGRSQESTNDVDEDLYGGFLGPGDRRLLNELRSYNAADLIKANPHFQDERLDELFFRYKARNFAEHLNEEEALRWEEHRYSRLIEGAGNARNVDAYFDQIDQLSETADEVEQDILGALYDYAEMIVPVR, from the coding sequence ATGCATAGTTTTCTTTGGCACGATTACGAGACTTTCGGCGCGGTGGCGCGTCGCGATCGACCTGCTCAATTTGCAGCGGTGCGCACGGATGCTGACTTGAACGAACTTGGTGAACCCATCAATATTTTCTGTCGCCCTGCCAACGACTATTTGCCCGATCCACAATCGTGCCTGATCACGCACATCACACCACAGCAATGCTTGGAACAAGGTCTGCCAGAGTACCAATTCGCTGCACAAATCGAACAAGCCTTAAGCGCAAGCGGCACCATCGGTGTCGGCTACAACACGATACGCTTTGATGATGAAGTCACACGCTTTTTATTTTGGCGCAATCTGATCGATCCATACGCACGCGAGTGGCAGAATCAATGTGGCCGCTGGGACATCATGGATATGCTGCGCACTTGCTATGCCTTGCGTCCCGACGGCATCGTGTGGCCACTCAATGATGAAGGGAAGCCGAGCTTTCGCCTGGAACATTTAACGGCTGCCAATGGCATTTCCCACGAAAGTGCACATGATGCGCTATCCGACGTCAGAGCAACCGTGGCCTTAGCGCGTTTGGTCAAACAAAAGCAGCCTCGTCTGTTCGACTTTTGTTTTTCGCTGCACAAAAAAGATAAAGTCGCGCAAGAATTAGGCGTACCACTATTGGGCAAAGCGTTTCTGCATGTATCAGGCATGTTCCCAACCAACCATGGCTGCTTAGCGATCATGTGGCCGCTGGCAGTGCATCCTAAGAATAAGAATGAAATCATCGCGTGGGATCTGCGTTACGATCCCGAAGAGCTGGTCGGCCTCTCGATAGCGACCATACAAGAACGACTCTTTAGTAAAATAAGTGAGCTTGCCGAACGCGTGACGCGCTTACCGATCAAGAGCGTCCATCTAAACAAATCACCAATCGTGATAGGTAATCTCAAGACCTTGAGCGCGGAGATGGCTGCACGTTGGCAAATCGATGTAGAACAAGCTCATAATCACGCGCAAAAGGCGGCCCAATTACAAGATCAAGCAGCGTTGCCAAATGAGCTGTGGGATGCCGTTTTTGGCAGATCGCAAGAGAGCACCAACGACGTGGATGAGGATTTATATGGCGGCTTCTTAGGTCCTGGTGACCGACGTCTTTTGAACGAACTAAGAAGCTACAATGCGGCTGACCTTATCAAAGCCAATCCGCATTTCCAAGACGAACGACTAGACGAACTTTTCTTCCGTTACAAAGCACGTAATTTTGCTGAGCACTTAAATGAGGAAGAGGCACTGCGCTGGGAAGAGCATCGATACTCTCGCCTAATTGAAGGTGCAGGGAATGCGCGCAACGTCGATGCGTACTTTGATCAAATCGACCAGCTCTCCGAAACCGCAGATGAAGTTGAACAAGACATCCTCGGTGCCTTATACGATTACGCTGAGATGATTGTACCGGTGCGCTAA
- the dsbD gene encoding protein-disulfide reductase DsbD, whose product MARPVHADEFLDPAVAFKVDAKMVQADKLRLEFTIAKGYYLYRERFKFDAEGASLGKFDIPRGKIKYDETFEKDVETYHDSLVIEIPVKANGDFKLKLTQQGCADAGLCYPPMDLVLPISVPRSASAAATTQVESPAIAPPSTSPATETVGSSVNAAQQESSRIASTLQSGRLILIVPLFFVLGLGLSFTPCVLPMVPILSFIIVGEGAAIKRSRGFFLSLSYVLGMALVYTGLGVSAGLLGEGLAAALQNPWVLSAFAALMVLLSLSMFGVYQLQMPAAVQTKLTYFSEGRRNGKMIGVFLMGAISALIVGPCVAAPLAGALVYISQTRDVVIGGSALFSMALGMGVPLLLVGMSAGSVLPRTGMWMEQIKRFFGVLMLGMAIYMISPVIPAWTQMLAWGLLFAAYAVYQGFIYKGKLASKFIAGVFFILAAVQLLGVSTGGRDVFSPLAHLTGTQVHVKFQRVRSSVELDAVLAANKDKLVMFDFYADWCVSCKEMEKLTFVEPRVKAKLDQMLLLQVDVTANNVDDKALLKRFGLFGPPGIIFFDRNGQEISGKRVIGYQNADTFLASLAAVQSQP is encoded by the coding sequence ATGGCTAGACCCGTCCACGCCGACGAGTTTCTCGACCCAGCCGTCGCATTCAAAGTCGATGCCAAAATGGTGCAGGCAGACAAGCTTCGTCTCGAATTTACAATTGCAAAGGGCTACTACTTATATCGTGAGCGCTTCAAGTTCGATGCGGAGGGTGCCAGCCTTGGTAAGTTCGACATCCCTCGTGGCAAAATCAAGTATGACGAGACTTTCGAAAAAGACGTTGAAACTTATCACGACAGTTTGGTAATCGAGATTCCTGTGAAAGCGAATGGCGATTTCAAACTTAAATTGACACAGCAAGGTTGTGCCGATGCAGGCCTATGTTATCCACCTATGGATTTGGTGTTGCCGATCAGCGTACCGAGGTCTGCCTCAGCTGCAGCAACGACACAGGTGGAATCCCCAGCGATTGCGCCCCCATCCACCAGCCCCGCAACAGAAACAGTTGGCTCAAGTGTCAACGCTGCGCAGCAAGAAAGCTCACGTATCGCTAGCACTTTACAAAGTGGTCGCCTCATCCTGATTGTGCCTTTGTTTTTTGTGCTCGGACTCGGGCTCTCATTCACTCCTTGCGTCTTGCCGATGGTACCGATTCTCTCGTTCATCATCGTTGGAGAAGGGGCTGCGATCAAACGTAGCCGAGGCTTCTTTTTGTCCTTGAGCTATGTGCTAGGAATGGCTTTGGTGTACACAGGTTTAGGGGTTAGTGCAGGTTTGCTTGGCGAAGGGCTCGCCGCCGCTCTGCAAAATCCCTGGGTCTTATCTGCGTTCGCTGCTTTGATGGTGTTACTGTCGCTCTCAATGTTCGGGGTCTATCAGTTGCAGATGCCAGCGGCGGTTCAAACCAAGTTGACGTATTTTTCGGAAGGTCGCCGTAATGGCAAAATGATTGGCGTCTTCTTAATGGGGGCGATCTCGGCTTTAATTGTCGGCCCTTGTGTTGCTGCGCCCTTAGCTGGCGCTTTGGTGTATATCAGCCAAACGCGCGATGTGGTAATCGGTGGCAGTGCTTTGTTTTCGATGGCGCTAGGAATGGGTGTGCCACTCTTGCTGGTGGGGATGTCGGCCGGCAGCGTGCTGCCGCGTACTGGGATGTGGATGGAACAAATCAAGCGCTTCTTCGGTGTCTTGATGTTAGGTATGGCGATTTATATGATCTCACCCGTGATCCCAGCGTGGACGCAAATGTTGGCATGGGGTCTTCTGTTCGCGGCTTATGCGGTGTATCAGGGTTTTATTTACAAGGGAAAACTTGCTTCCAAGTTTATTGCGGGTGTGTTTTTCATTTTAGCTGCGGTGCAGTTGCTTGGTGTATCGACAGGTGGTCGTGATGTTTTTTCACCGTTGGCGCATTTGACCGGCACGCAGGTGCATGTGAAATTTCAGCGCGTTCGTAGTAGCGTCGAACTGGATGCAGTTTTGGCTGCCAATAAAGATAAATTGGTGATGTTCGATTTCTATGCTGATTGGTGTGTCTCATGCAAAGAAATGGAAAAGCTGACCTTTGTCGAGCCTCGTGTCAAAGCTAAGTTGGATCAGATGCTCTTACTGCAGGTCGATGTGACTGCGAACAACGTTGATGATAAAGCGCTGCTGAAACGGTTTGGTTTGTTCGGGCCACCAGGCATCATTTTCTTCGATCGAAATGGTCAAGAAATCAGTGGCAAACGTGTGATCGGTTATCAAAATGCCGACACCTTTTTGGCATCGCTGGCGGCCGTACAATCGCAGCCTTAG
- the rplQ gene encoding 50S ribosomal protein L17: protein MRHRHGLRKLNRTSSHRLAMLRNMTVSLLRHEAIKTTLPKAKELRRVVEPIITLAKTDSLANKRLAFARLRDREIVQKLFAELGPRFANRNGGYLRILKMGFRVGDNAPMAYVELLDRPEVTDAADAPTVEE from the coding sequence ATGCGTCATCGTCACGGCTTACGTAAGCTCAACCGTACCTCTTCACACCGTTTGGCAATGTTGCGCAACATGACAGTATCTTTGTTGCGTCACGAAGCAATCAAAACAACTTTGCCGAAAGCAAAGGAATTGCGCCGCGTTGTAGAGCCTATCATCACTTTGGCTAAGACAGATTCTTTGGCAAACAAGCGTTTGGCATTTGCTCGTTTGCGCGACCGTGAAATCGTTCAGAAGTTGTTTGCTGAATTGGGCCCACGTTTTGCAAACCGTAACGGCGGTTATTTGCGTATTTTGAAAATGGGTTTCCGCGTTGGCGACAATGCTCCTATGGCCTATGTTGAATTGTTGGATCGTCCAGAAGTTACAGACGCAGCTGATGCACCAACAGTTGAAGAATAA
- a CDS encoding magnesium transporter CorA family protein, producing MDIFYISEHQVAQNSLHDFSQTDFLEAAAQDPQKLEDTCRFLWLDATHDEVAANPEGWRDEIERITGIRIYDLHLKDVINLHHPSYFDATQDYELVVFQKLALGAESNASENTTKKIPAALNRLNTIPVSFLLLGTALVTVRGKQSRTIEAARQRLMSHRPKTEGNGHTSRLPSSPEDLMLRLLNAMVDQYLDLRQPLTNQLDRWQHALLDPRKPFNNWIALLDSRIEIRKLDHLCEEQYDALQELRDHIVDTYDGNAEHHSRAKDLLLVRINDVMEHVNRVLNHARRLEASLESSVQIHFAAMAHRTSDIMRWLTVITALFMPLTLITGIFGMNFVKMPMINDVEGFWKVIGGMAALIVVLVIAFIKLRYFGEPERRRYD from the coding sequence ATGGATATCTTTTACATCAGCGAACATCAAGTCGCGCAAAACTCTTTGCACGATTTTTCACAAACCGATTTTTTAGAAGCGGCGGCACAAGATCCGCAGAAGCTCGAAGACACTTGCCGCTTTCTTTGGCTCGATGCCACGCATGATGAAGTCGCCGCGAATCCTGAAGGCTGGCGTGATGAAATCGAACGCATCACGGGCATTCGGATTTATGACTTGCATCTCAAAGATGTCATCAATCTACATCACCCTTCTTATTTCGACGCGACGCAAGATTACGAATTAGTCGTCTTCCAAAAACTCGCGCTCGGTGCAGAATCAAATGCGAGCGAAAACACTACCAAGAAAATTCCTGCAGCGCTGAATAGACTCAACACTATCCCCGTCTCGTTTCTCTTACTCGGCACCGCGCTCGTGACAGTACGTGGCAAGCAAAGTCGCACTATTGAGGCAGCGCGCCAACGTTTGATGAGTCACCGTCCCAAGACCGAGGGCAATGGTCACACGAGTCGATTACCCTCTTCACCAGAAGACTTGATGCTACGACTGTTGAATGCGATGGTGGACCAGTATCTCGACCTACGCCAACCCTTAACGAATCAACTCGATCGCTGGCAACATGCTTTGCTCGACCCACGCAAACCTTTCAATAATTGGATCGCCTTACTCGATTCGCGCATCGAAATCCGCAAGCTCGATCATCTGTGTGAGGAGCAATACGATGCGCTGCAAGAATTACGCGATCACATCGTCGACACCTATGATGGCAACGCTGAACATCATAGTCGCGCCAAAGACCTTCTCCTAGTTCGTATCAATGATGTGATGGAACACGTTAATCGCGTTCTGAATCATGCGCGTCGACTCGAGGCTTCTTTGGAATCCTCCGTGCAAATTCACTTCGCGGCGATGGCCCATCGCACTAGCGACATCATGCGTTGGCTGACAGTGATCACCGCCCTGTTCATGCCACTGACGCTGATCACCGGCATCTTCGGCATGAACTTCGTCAAAATGCCGATGATCAATGATGTCGAAGGATTTTGGAAAGTGATCGGTGGTATGGCTGCTTTGATTGTTGTACTCGTGATTGCCTTTATCAAATTGCGCTACTTCGGCGAACCCGAACGGCGTCGGTATGACTAA
- the hemB gene encoding porphobilinogen synthase: protein MTFNSLAAFPAIRMRRMRRDAFSRNLMRENHVTVSDLIYPVFLVDGENRVEAVASMPGVERMSLDKLLEVAKDCVQLGIPVMALFPSIDQSLKTEDGAEACNPQGLIPRAVRALKEACPELGILTDIALDPYTSHGQDGVIDANGYVLNDETTGMLVRQALCHAEAGADVVAPSDMMDGRIGAIRAALEEKGFIYTRIMAYSAKYASAFYGPFRDAVGSSGNLGKSNKANYQMDPANSDEALREVALDLAEGADMVMVKPGMPYLDIVRRVKDEFKVPTFAYQVSGEYAMIKAGSQNGWIDHDKTMMEAILAFKRAGADGILTYFARDVARLLQTK from the coding sequence ATGACATTCAATTCTTTAGCTGCTTTCCCCGCAATTCGTATGCGCCGTATGCGCCGTGATGCCTTTTCTCGTAACTTAATGCGCGAAAACCATGTGACGGTTTCTGATCTGATCTATCCCGTGTTCTTGGTTGACGGCGAAAACCGTGTCGAAGCGGTGGCATCGATGCCCGGCGTGGAGCGCATGTCCCTCGATAAGTTACTCGAAGTTGCCAAAGACTGCGTTCAACTCGGCATTCCTGTAATGGCCTTGTTTCCTTCGATCGACCAATCACTGAAAACCGAAGATGGTGCCGAAGCCTGCAATCCGCAGGGCCTGATTCCACGTGCGGTGCGTGCCCTCAAGGAAGCGTGTCCTGAGTTGGGTATCTTGACCGATATCGCACTTGATCCCTACACCAGCCATGGTCAAGATGGCGTGATCGATGCTAACGGTTACGTCTTAAATGATGAAACAACAGGAATGTTAGTGCGCCAAGCGCTATGCCACGCGGAAGCTGGTGCCGACGTCGTCGCACCAAGCGACATGATGGATGGACGTATCGGTGCAATTCGTGCTGCGCTCGAAGAAAAAGGTTTTATTTATACGCGCATCATGGCTTACTCAGCAAAATATGCGTCCGCTTTCTACGGTCCCTTCCGCGACGCGGTTGGTTCGTCCGGCAACTTGGGCAAGAGTAACAAGGCCAATTATCAAATGGACCCAGCCAATAGCGATGAAGCCCTACGCGAAGTCGCGCTGGATTTGGCGGAAGGTGCCGACATGGTGATGGTCAAACCAGGTATGCCTTACTTGGATATCGTGCGTCGCGTCAAAGATGAGTTCAAAGTGCCGACCTTCGCCTACCAAGTCAGCGGTGAATATGCCATGATCAAAGCCGGCTCGCAAAACGGTTGGATCGATCACGACAAAACCATGATGGAAGCGATTCTCGCATTCAAGCGCGCAGGCGCCGATGGCATCCTGACGTATTTTGCACGTGATGTAGCGCGTTTATTGCAAACCAAGTAA